The stretch of DNA CAACCCGAGCGCCAAGGCCGGGTCGTCCTCGGCCACCGGCCTGTTCCAGTTCATCGAGCAGACCTGGCTCGGGGTGATGAAGCAGGACGGCCCGTCGCTGGGCCTCGGCTCCTATGCCGACGCGATCACCGCGCGGTCGTCGGGCGGCTACACGGTCAGCGACCCGGCCGCCCGCCAGGCGATCCTCGACCTGCGGCGGGACCCGGAGGTCGCCTCCGCGATGGCCGGCGCGCTCACCCGGCGCAACGCCGACGCCCTCTCCGAGGCGCTGGGCCGCGAGCCGAACCGGGCCGACCTCTACGCCGCCCATCTTCTCGGGGTACGCGGGGCGCTGACCCTGATCCGCGCCGCCGAGGGCGCCCCGGCCGCTCCGCCGCCGCCGACCTGCCGGAGGCGGCCGCCGGCAATCGCGGCCTGTTCTACGACCGCGCCGGCCGGGCGCGCAGCGCCTCGGAACTCTACGCCGTGCTCGGCACCAGTCCCGCCGTCCCGACCGCGACGGCCACCACCCTCGCGGCGCAAGCCGCCGCGCCCTCGGCCTACGCACCCGAGGCCGGCAGCGGCCTGCGCTCGCTGTTCCAGACCGATGCCCGTCGCGGCCCGGTCTCCGACAGCGTCGCCCGCCTGTGGGGCAGCCGGAGCACCGGCGCGAGCGCGCCGAGCTATTTCCCGCGCTCGAACGACGGCCCGGTCCTCGCGGCCGCCGCGCCCGCGCCGAGCCTGCCGGCCGCCCCGGCCGAGAGTCAGGACGGCGCCCAGGACGCCCCGATCCCGGGCATCCCCCTGCCGCCCGCCCGTCCGCCGGAATTCGGCGGGCGCGGCCGCGCCGCCGTCACGCCCCCCTCGATCCAATCCTGACCACCCGCCGAAAAACCCCTCCACGGAGCCGCGCCGATGATCGTCCGCCAGTTCCTGCTCTGGACGCAGCACGAATCCGCCGGAAGGCGGGCCGAGGCGGCCGCGTCGCTCGCCCGGGCCTATCTCTACGCCAAGCTCGACCCGGCGGCCCGCTGGGAGGCCAAGACCGCGATCACGGCGCTCCTCGACGATCCCTCGCCCCTGGTGCGGCGGGCGCTCGCCGAGGCCTGCGCCAATGCCGCGGAGGCGCCCCGGACCCTGGTGGTGGCTCTCGCCCAGGACCGGCCGGACATCGCCGGGCTGGTGCTGGCGCGCTCGCCGGTCCTGTCCGACGCCGATCTCGTCGATTGCGCCGCCGTCGGCGACGAGGCGGGGCGGATCGCCATCGCGGGTCGTCCCTACCTCTCGGCGATGCTGTGCGGCGCGCTGGCCGAGATCGCCGGGGTCGCGGCCCTGCGGGCGCTCGCCGCCAATCCGGGGGCCGAGATCACCCGCGGCAGCCTCCTGCGGATGGTCGAGCGCCACGGCGACGACGCCTCCTTGCGCGAGGCGCTGCTCGCCCGGGCCGACCTGCCCGTCGACGTGCGCCAGGCGGTGACCGCCCGCCTCGCCAGCGCGCTCTCGGCCTTCGTGACCGGCTGCGGCTGGCTCTCGCCGGAGCGCAGCGAGCGGGTGACCCGCGAGGCGCGGGAACGCGCGACCCTCGGGCTCGCCGAGGCCTCGGACCGCGCCGACCTGCGCCGCCTCGTCGCCTACTTGCGCGGGGCGGGCCAGCTCACCGCCGGGCTGATCCTGCGGGCGCTGCTGTCGGGCCGGATGGCCTTCACGGAGGCGGCCCTGACCGATCTCTCAGGCTTGTCCCACGAGCGGGTGGCCGGGCTCCTGCACGATCCGCGCGGCAGCGGCATGACGGCGCTCTACCGCCGGGCCGGCCTGCCGCCGGCCCTGGAGCCCGCCTTCACGGCGGCGATGTCGGCCTGGCACGAGGAGGCGAGCGGCTTCTCCGAGAGCGGCGCCGCCGGCCTGTCGCGGCGGATGATCGAGCGCGCGGTCACCGCCTGCGAGCGGCTGCCCTTCGCCGACGCCCACGCCATCGTCGCCCTGCTCAACCGCTTCGACGCCGAGGCGGCCCGCGACGAGGCCCGGGTGCTCGCCCGCGCCCTGGTGAGCGAGGCCGCGACCGACACGGTGAGCGAGACCGTGCCGGACACGATCCCCGCGGGCCTGATCGACAGCTATCGCCGGGACCGGCCGCGCCTCGCGGCCTGACGCGAGCCCGGCAGCCCGAGCGGCTGTTCGCCAGACGCGAAACCCTCGATGTCGTCCCGGGGCTCGACGACGTCGAGAACCCGGGACGACATCGAGGATTAAAGTTCGGGAAGCCCGTTCGAACAGGCTCCGACCCGTCAGCGCCCGGCGGCGCGCCGGTCGGCGCACGTCACCGCCGCGGCGAGGTAGCCGGCCAACGAGACGATCACGGCGTGGGGGTAGATCGGTCGAACGAAATGGGCGGAGACGCTCATCGATTCCTCCCGATTTGGTGTCCCGTCCAGCGTACGATGCCGTATGCTCCGCGGACAAGCAGGTCTTGCGAAGAATCTTATTCTCGAAAAGACGGATTAAGCTGCAGGTCGGTCTTTCGTGATCCCGGTATGGCGGTGGTCTTCGTCGTGCCGAGCGCAGGTTTGCCTCACGGAACGTCGTTTCATCATGCCGCGAGCACCGGCCCTGCCGGGACCCGTGCCCCTCCGCCGTCATGACGGAGCGGTGCGGGCCTCCATGCGTGTCCGGGGCGCGAGGGCGGCGAAGAGGGCCGCATCGTCGTCCTGCTCGGCATTCGGGGTCGTCAGCAGGGTGTCGCCGGAAAACACCGAGTTCGCCCCCGCGAGGAAGCACAGGATCTGCGCCTCTCGCCCGAGCTGCGCGCGGCCGGCCGATAGGCGGACGATCGAACCCGGCAGGACGAGGCGCGCCGTCGCCACCATGCGGACGAGATCGAGAGGATCGGGGCGGGGCCGGTCGGCGAGCGGCGTCCCTTCGACCGGCACCAGGGCGTTGATCGGCACGCTCTCGGGATGCGGCGTCAGTCCCGCCAGCACCCGGAGCATGTCGGCCCGGTCCGCCACCGCCTCGCCCATGCCGACGATGCCGCCGCAGCACAGGCCGATGCCGGCCTCCCGCACCGTCGCCAGGGTGTCGAGCCGGTCCTCGTAGCGGCGCGTGGTCACGATCCGCCCGTAGAAATCCGGGCCGGTATCGAGGTTGTGGTTGTAGGCCGTCAGCCCGGCCGCGGCAAGGCGGGCGGCCTGGTGGGCCTTCAGCATGCCGAGCGTCACGCAGGCCTCCATCCCGAGCGCGCGCACGCCCTCGACCATCGCCACCACCGCGTCGAACTCCGCCCCGTCGCGCACCTGGCGCCAGGCCGCGCCCATGCAGAAGCGCTCCGCCCCCGCCGCCTTGGCCCGGGCGGCCTGGGCCAGCACGAGGTTTGGATCCATCAGCCGGTCGCGGGCGAGGTCGACCCCGCGGTGATGCGCCGATTGCGGGCAATAGGCGCAATCCTCGGGGCAGCCGCCGGTCTTCACCGACAGCAGGCTCGCCTTGCGGATCCGGTTCGGATCGTGGTGGCGGCGGTGGACGGCGTTGGCGCGCCCGACCAGTTCCAGAAGGGGCAGATCGTGCAGGGCCTCGATCTCCGCCACGCTCCAGTCGTGCCGGACGGTTCCGTCCTGGTGATCCGGGCTCATCGGGCGAAGACCCGGCGCAGGCCCGGCAGGGCGCAGGATCCGGCGGCGACGAGGCCGATCTTGACGAGGTCGCCGAGGAGGAACGGCGCGAGGCCGAGGGCGACGAGGCGATCCGCGGGCACGAACAGGGCGAGCCAGGCGAGGCCGAGGGCATCGATCACCGCAAGGCCGGCGAGCATCGCGGCGACCCGGCCGAGGAGCCCGCGCCCGGCGGCGAGGATGCCGACCAGCCCGGCGGCGACGAGATAGCCCGCGAGGTAGCCGCCGGTCGGTCCCGCCATGTAGGCGAGGCCGATGCCGCGCTCCGGGGTGCCGGAGAAGACCGGCAGGCCGGCGGCGCCCACCGCGAGGTAGCCCAGCATGCTGGCGACCGCGAGGCGCGGGCCGGCGGCGAGCGCGAGGGCCATGACCGCGAGGGTGTGCAGCGTCATCGGCACCGGCCAGAACGGGATCCGGACCTTGGCCGCGAGCGTGATCAGCAGCACGCCCGACAGGACGATCGCCAGGGTCCGGGCCGCGCGCAGGGGCGCAGCCCCGATGACGAGGGTGGTCATCAGGCTCTCCACTCATTTATAGATAATTTTGCCGATATGGCAGGCAGAATGAGCCACGATCGCCGCTTCAAGGCAATATGCTCGGTCGATAATAGATAATTTGATGGTCAGGCGCTGCGACGGCTGGGGCCGGGGGCCGGTCGATGCCCGACCCACTGGACGTGCCGGGCGAGGATGGCGGCGGCGGCGTCGATGTCGCCTCCCCGGAGGGCGACGAGGATCGCCCGGTGGTCGCGATCGGTCGGCGCCTCCCATTCCGCGCGCCATCCGGCGAACAGGAAGCGGGCACTGGCGGCCTGGAGGTCGTCGATCGTCCGCAGCAGGCGCGGCATGCCGCAGGGCCCCAGGATGAGGCGGTGGAAGCTCCGGTTGGCCTCCTCCCAGGCCTGGATGTCGCCGGCGGCCCGGTCGCCGGCCCGGGTCGCGTCCTCGGCCCGGTCGAGGATCGCCGGGGTGAGGTGCGGCGCGGCATGGCGCAGGGCCAGTACCTCGAGGGCGGCGCGCATCTCGGCGACCTCGCGCACCTCTTCCGGGCTGAACCCCGCGACCCGCACGCCCCGCCGCGGCTCGCTCACCACCAGCCCCTGCGCCTCGAGACGGCGAAACGCCTCCCGCACCGGCACGTGGCTGGCATCGAACTCCTCCGCCACGGCGTCCTGCCGCAGCCGGGCGCCCGCCGCCAGGGCGCCGGAGATGATGCGCTCGGCGAGCGCCCGGCTGATCCGCAGGGCAATCGGTTCGTCTTTGGCTGTTGTCATGGATTATCGATAATCCAACTCCGTCCCGAGGTCACGCGGGCGTGACAGGTGCCCCTCCGAGATGGCAGGCTTGACCGAATGGGAATCAGCGAGGCCGCGATGAGCAACGGCTGGGAGGACTCGGCGTCCGCCTGGATCGCCGACATGGGGGAGGCGGGCGATTTCGGCCGCCGCCACGTGCTCGATGCGCCGATGCTGGCCCGGCTGCGGGGAAGGGGGTATCGCCGTGCCCTCGACGTCGGCTGCGGCGAGGGCCGTTTCTGCCGCCGGATGCGGGATCTCGGGATCGCCCCGGTCGGGATCGATCCGACCGATGCCCTGCTGCGCCAGGCTCGGGCCCGCGACCCGGAGGGCGCGTATCTCCCCGGCCGCGCCGAGGCGCTGCCCTTCGCGGACGGCGCCTTCGACCTCGTCGTCAGCTACCTGACGCTGATCGACATCCCGGACGTGCGCGCGGCGATCCCCGAGATGGCCCGGGTGCTGGCGCCCGGCGGGACGCTCCTGATCGCCAACCTCAACGGCTTTGCCACCGCTGGCGGCTGGAGCCGGGACGAGGACGGGGGCCAGCGGTACCGGATCGACGACTACCTGGAGGAGCGGGGGGAATGGGCCGCGTGGCACGGCATCCGCGTCCGCAACTGGCACCGGCCGCTCTCGCTCTACATGAGCCTGCTGCTCGGGGAGGGGCTGATGCTACGCCAATTCGACGAGCCGGCGCCGCTGGGCGGCGACCCGGCCAAGGCCGCCCGCTACCGGCGGGTGCCGTGGTTCGTGACGATGGAATGGGAGAAACCGGCGGGCTGACGGCTGGTCCGTCGACTCGCCGGCTTTTCCGATCCGGGAAGCGTCAGGCGGCTCACCACTCGCGGAGGCGGACTGAACGCCACCCCCGAGCGCGTGGGTCTCCGTTCAGTGGCCGCCGCCGAGATACGCCGCCCGCACCTGCGGATCGTTGCGCAGCTGCGCCGCCGGGCCCTGGAAGCGGATGCGGCCGTTCTCGAGCACGTAGGCGTGGTCGGCCACGCCCAGCGCCGCCATGGCGAACTGCTCGACCAGCAGCATCGTCACCTGCTCTTCTTTCAGCCGGCGGATGATGCGGAACACCTCCTCCACCAGCTTCGGCGCGAGGCCCATCGAGGGCTCGTCGAGGAGCAGGATGTCCGGGCGCAGCATCAGCGCCCGGCCCATGGCGAGCATCTGCTGCTCGCCGCCGGAGAGCGTGCCGGCGAGCTGGGTGCGGCGCTCGCGCAGCCGCGGGAACAGGGTGTAGGCCCGCTCCCGGTCGGCGTTGACGTCGCCCTTCGGCCGCGATCCGGTCAGGCGCGGGAAGGCGCCGAGCGTCAGGTTGTCCTCGACCGAGAGGGTCGGGAAGACCCGCCGCCCCTCGGGCGAGTGGGCGAGCCCGGTGCGGGCGACGTCGTGGCTCTCCAGGCCGCCGATCTCGCGGCCGTTGAGCTTGATCGAGCCGGCGCGCGGCTTGATCATGCCCGACAAGGCCCGCATCGTCGTGGTCTTGCCGGCCCCGTTGGAGCCGATCAGGGTGACGACCTGGCCCTTCGGGACCGTGAAGGTGAGGCCGTGAAGGACCTCGATCTGGCCGTAGCCGGCCGACAGGCCGCTGACATCGAGCATCTCTCTACTCCGCGGCGTCGGCAACCGGGCTGCCGAGATAGGCTTCGATGACCTTGGGGTCGGACTGGACCTCGCGGGCGCCGCCCTCGGCGATCTTGTGGCCGAAATCGAGCACGCTGACGCGGTCGCACAGGCCCATCACCACGTCCATGTGGTGCTCGATCAGGATCACCGTGATGCCGGCGTCGCGGATCTTGCGGATGATGGCGGTCAGTTCGGCGATGTCCGGGGCGGTGAGGCCCGCCGCCGGCTCGTCGAGGAGGAGCAGGACGGGGTCGAGCGCGAGCGCCCGGCCGATCTCGAGGAGGCGCTGCTTGCCGTAAGGAAGGTTGCGCGCCTCGACCTGGGCGAGCGAGCCGAGGCCGACGAAGTCCAGGATCGCCATGGCGCGGGCGCGGGCCTCGCGCTCCTCGCGCCGGCGGCGCGGCGTGCCGAGGATCGCGTCGAACAGGGTTCCCTGGAAGCTGTGGTGCAGGCCGACCAGCACGTTCTCGAGCGCCGTCATCTCGCGGAAGAGCTGGACGTTCTGGAAGGTGCGGGCGACGCCCGACAGCGCGATCTCGGAGGGCGTACGGCCGTCGAGGCGTCTTGCGGCATCCGTGCCGGTGGCGAGCGAGACGCCGCCGGCGGTCGGCTTGTAGATGCCGGTGAGCACGTTCATCATCGTGCTCTTGCCCGAGCCGTTCGGCCCGATCAGGCCGTGGATCGTGCCCGGCCGCACCGCGAGATCGACCTCGTTGAGGGCCTTGAGGCCGCCGAACTGCATCACCGCGCGCTCGACCTTGAGCAGCGGGTCGGCACCGGAGCGGCCGCCCTGGCGGATCAGCGCATCGCCGGAGGCCGCGAGCTCCTGGGTCGCTCCCGTATGGGACGGGCGCAGGAAGGGCAGCTTCTCCCGCAGGAAGCCGACGATGCCGTCCGGCAGGTAATAGACCACGAACAGGATCATCAGGCCGAAGACGGTGAGGCGGAAGTCGGTGACCGATTCCATCGCCAGCGTCGCCGGGAAGAAGGCGAGGCAGAGCGCGCCCGGGATGAGCAGGCTCATCCGGTTGTCCTTGCGGCGCAGGAAGGCGAGGCCGACAACGACCACGGCGAGCGCGGCGATGATGCCGGCCATGATCCGCACCAGGCTGATATCGGCCAGGATGTTCGGCATCATCACGATGATCGCGGCGCCGATCAGGGGGCCTGCCCGCGACTTGCGCCCGCCCATGGTGACGGCGAGCAGGAACAGCACCGTCAGCTCGAAGCCGTAGGAATTCGGCGCGACGTAGCGCTCCGACCAGGCGAAGAGCGCGCCGGCCAGACCCGCGAGCGCGGCCGAGATCACGAAGGCGTAGACCTTGTAGCGGTAGACGCTGACGCCCATGCAGTCGCAGGCGATCGGCGAATCGCGCAGGGCCTCGAAGGCGCGGCCGAAGGGCGACCGGACCACCCGGTTGACCACCACGATGGTGGCGAGCAGGCAGGCGCAGACGAGGTAGTAGAATTCGAGCTTGCGGCCGGCGGCTCCCCAGGGCGCCTGCATGCCGATCAGCGAGAAGTCGAGGACCCGGGCCGGCGGCAGGGTGATGCCGAGGGGCCCGTTGGTCAGGTCCGTCATCTCGTTGATGAAGATCTGGATGATGGTGCCGAAGGCCAGCGTCACCATGGCGAGGTACGGCCCGCTGACCCGCAAGGCCGGGATCGCCAGCAGCAGGCCGAAGGCGGCCGTGACGCCGATGCCGGCGACGAGCCCGACCCACAGCCCGAGCTTGAACTTGAGGAACAGCACGGCCGCCGCGTAGGCGCCGATGCCGAACAGGCCGGCATGTCCCAGCGAGACCTGGCCGGTATAGCCGACCACGATGTCGAGGCCGAGGATCAGGATCGCGTAGATCGCGATCACCACCAGCAGGTGGATATAGTACTGGCTGGTGACGACGTGCGGGAACGCCGCGAGGAACACCACGAGGCACACGGCCCCGAGGAGGCCGACGAAGCGGCCGAGCCCGGCTTGAGGCACCGGCGGGGCGGTTTGCCGGGCAAGGGCCGGCGCGGAGGCGGGCTGCGCCATGATGGTGAAAGACCCTGGATGGACGGGGGGCAATTGCGGACCGCTCCCGCGATCCGGGAGCGGGGCTGAGCGGGAAAAATCAGACCTTCTTGATCACGGCCTTGCCGAACAGGCCGACCGGGCGCACCGCGAGCACGGCGAGCAGCAGGATCAGGCCCGGCACGTCCTTGTAGCCGGTCGAGATGTAGAAGCCGGTGAGCGTCTCGGCGACGCCGAGGATCAGCCCGCCGACGATCACGCCGAGGCCGGATTCGAGGCCGCCGATGATCGCCACCGCGAAGGCCTTGAGCGCCAGCACCGAGCCCATCGTGGCCCCCGTGAGGGTGACCGGGGCGACGAGCACGCCGGCGAACGCCGCCGTCATGGCGCTGATCGAATAGGACAGGGTGATGACCTTCTGGGTGTTGATGCCCATGAGCCCGGCGGCGTCGATGTCGTTCGAGGTCGCCACCACCGCCTTGCCCCAGATCGAGCGGCGGTTGAACAGCTCGACCGCGAGCATCATCAGCAGCGCGCCGGCGACGATCATCAATTCCATCGGCAGCACCCGGACGCCGCCGAAGGTGATGGCCTCTTCCGGCAGCGGCGAGGGGAACTTGAGGTCGTCGCGGCCCCAGATGTTCTCGGCGACGTTCTTGAAGATGATGCCGAGCGCGATGGTGGCCATGATCCACCCGTACTCGGACTTGATCTTCACGGCGGGGCGCACGCCGAGGCGCTCGACCACCGCGCCGAGCGCGAAGCCGAAGACGAGGACCAGCGGCAGCATCAGCCAGTAGCCGGTGAACGGCACCAGCGTCAGGCCGAACAGGGCGCCGAGCATCAGCGCCTCGCCCTGGCCGAAATTCAGGGTCTTCGAGGTCGCGAAGGTGAGCTGGTAGCCGAACGCGATCGCGGCGTAGATCATGCCGACGGCGACGCCGCTCGCCACGAGCTGAAGGAAGATCTGCATGGGGAAAAAGCTCGGGGAGGGCTCGTCTCGACGGGCAGGCCCCGGAGGGCGGAGGCGGACCTCCGCCCCGTCAGGGCCCGGTTACAGCCTCAGTTCGAGGCTTTCTCCTTGACGCGGACGACGCCGGCATTCTTGGCGTCCTCGTCCTTGGCGTAGACGATCTTGCCGTCCTGCACCTTGCCGAACACCACCATGTTGCGGCTGATGGCGTTGTGGTCCTTAGGGGTGAACGGCTTGTCGTAGGTCGTGACCACGCCCTCGACCTTGCTGTTCAGGTCCTCGAGGGCGGCGCGCACCTTCGGGCCGCTGGTGGAGCCGGCCTGCTTGATCGCGGCCGCCAGCAGGTACACCGAATCGTAGCCCTGCGCGCCCGCCACCGGGGTCGGGATCTTGTTGACCTTGAAGGTGGCGTAGTACCCGTCGAGGAAGGACTTGCGCTTCGGCAGCGTCTTATCCTCGATGAATGTCTGGGGCATGATCACGCCGTTGCCGTTGGTGCCGGCGATATCGATGAAGCTCTGCATCGAGGCCGGCCACGAGGTGATCATCGGCACCTTCCAGCCGAGCTTGGCCATGCCGTTGGCGATCTGCGCCAGTTCCGGGCCGATGCCGTAGGCCAGGATCACGTCCGCGCCGGCGGCCTGCGACTTCAACAGCTGGGCCGTCATGTCGACGTCCTTGATGTTGAACTTCTCCACCGCGACAGGCTTTACGCCCTTGGCCTTGAGATACTTCTCGAGGTCCTCGCGGCCGAGCTGGCCGTAATTGGTCGAATCGGCCAGGATCGCGATCTTCTTGTAGCCCTGGGCGATCGCCTCGTCGGCCATCATGCCGGCCTGCAGCACGTCGTAGGCCGAGGTGCGGAAGACGTAGTTGTTGTCGTAATCCGGCGGATTGAACTGGTTGGTGATGATCGTGCCGGTGGCGACGTTGTTGATCACCGGGATCTCGGCTTCCTGGTAGAAGCGCTGGGCGGCCAGAGCCACGCCGGTGTTGATGAAGCCGAGGGTGGCGACCACCTTCTCCTTGTTCACCAGCTCCTGGGCGACCTGGGCGCCGACCTCGTTCTTGCCCTCGTCGTCGCGCTCCACGAGCTGGAGCTGGCGCCCGAGCACGCCGCCATTCTTGTTGATCTCTTCGGCGGCGAGCCGCACGCCGTCGCGCATCGACACGCCCATTGAGGACGAGCCGCCCGTATAGGGGCCGGTCACCCCGATCTTGATCGGGTCGGCCGCCAGGGCCGGGGCCGCGAAGGCGGTTGCGCAGGCGAGCGCGGCCGCGAGCGCGGTCAGGGATGAGCGCATCTGGATTCCTCCGGGGACCGTTTCTTGCCGTCCCGACCTTCGGCGGGCAGGGATCGGGGTGCCGGATAGAAGCGAGATTGGCAGCGCTTGTCGAGCGCGTCTTTCGATCTAGAAAGCCGGCGCCGGCGGAAAGCCGCAGCGGGCCCGCCCCGTCGCCCGGGACGATCAGGCCGCCCGCACGCCGTCGAGGAAGCGGGCCACCTCGGCCGAGAGGTGTTCGGACTGGCGCGACAGCTCGCTCGCCGCCCCCAGAACCTGGCTCGCCGCAGCACCGGTCTCCTCCGCCGCCTCCGCCACCCCGGCGATGGTGCCGGTCACCTCGCCGGTGCCGGATGCGGCCTGGGAGACGTTGCGGACGATGGCCTGCATTGCCGCACCCTGCTCCTCCACCGCCGCCGCGATCGAGGTCGCGACCTCGCTGATCTGCTCGATCTGCGCGGTAATCCCGCCGATCGCGACCGCCGCCTGGCCGCTGGTATCCTGGATCGCCGCGATCTGCCCGGTGATCTCCTCGGTGGCGCGTGCCGTCTGGCCGGCGAGTTCCTTCACTTCCGCGGCGACCACGGCAAAGCCCCGGCCCGCCGCCCCGGCGCGGGCGGCCTCGATGGTGGCGTTGAGCGCCAGCAGATTGGTCTGGGCGGCGATCGAGGAGATCAACCCGACCACGTCGCCGATCCGTGCCGTCGCCTCGGTCAGCGCCCGGACCTGATGCGCGGTCCGGACGGTCCCGGCGACCGCGGCCTGGGCGAGGCGGGCCGAGCCGTCGACCCGGCGCCCGATGTCGACCACCGAGGCGCCCAGCTCCCCGGCCGCCGCCGCCACGGTGCCGACATTCGAGGAGGCCTGCTCGGCGGCGGCGGCCACGGCGGTCGACTGCGTGGCGGTCTGCGTCGCGGTCGCCGTCATGGTCCGGGCGGTGGCCTCGAGTTCGGTCGCCGAGGCCGAGACCTGCCCGACGATGCCGCCGACCGTGCGCTCGAAGGCGTCCGCCAACTGGCGCATCCCGGCCCGGCGCTGCTCCTCCGCCGAGGCGCGGGCGAGCGCCGTCTCGGTCTCGAGCGTCCTCATGTGGACCAGGCCGTCCTTGAACCCCTGGACCGCGGCCGCCATCGCGCCGATCTCGTCGCGCCGGCCCCGCCCCGGCACGGGCGCATCGAGGTCTCCGCGGCTGAGCCTGACCATCGCGTCCTGCAAGGCGGTGAGCGGCCGCGTCACACGGAACTGCGTGACGGCCAGGCCACCGAGGGAGACGATCAGCGCGACGGCGATGACGGCGGACATCGTCGCCATCTCCCGCCGCGCCTTCGCGACCGCGCCCTCGGTCGCTGCCACCACCTGATCCATCGCTATCGTGGCGACGGACAGGACCGTGCGTTGGCGGGTGCCGTTGTCGGCCTGGAACTCCATCAGCGACACGGGCAGCTGTCCGCTGACCAAGCCGTCGCGGATCGACTGCCTGAACCTGGCATTCTCGGGCGAGAACAGGCTCGCCTGCGCGGTGACGATGCTCTGACGGATCGCCTCCGTGACCCCCGACCGGTGGGTGCCGGCTTGCACCGAGGCCCAATGGGCGTCGGCCTTGCCCAGGTCCGCCGCGACGGTCTCCGCCTCGGTCGCCGTCAGCGGCCTGCGCTGGGCGACGGCTTGCGTCAGGATGGCATAAGCCGATCCGATGGCGGACCGGGTTTGCCACGCCGCGTTCTTGATGTTCACCAGAGCTTGCGTGTCCGGCGCGATCTGCTTGATCCGGTCTCCGAGGAGGGCCGAGAGACTCGAGAGCGTCGCCAGCGTCCGGTCGGCCTGCTTGGCCCAGCGATCCGCCAGCGTAGCGTCCCGGCCCGCCATCTTGGCGAACGCGTCGTCGAGCGTCGACCGCAAGGTGACGATCGCCCCGTAATCGGATCGCACCGCCGTCGCGATCTCGACGAGCCCGGTATCCCCGAACCCGGCGGCCTCCCGATCGATATCCCGCATCGCCGCATCGAGGTCCGACCGCATCCGGGCGAGCTTCTCGCGGGCCGCCGGCATCCCGGCCGCCTCCACCCGCAGGGTCGCGAGGCTGTTGGTGCGCTCGAAGCGCAGCGCCTGGAGCGCGCTGAGGACAGCCTTGTCGACGACGGCATCCCGCTTGGCGACAGCCGAGTCGGTCACGACCTCCCAGGCGCTTCCGACCCGCGCCGCCAAATCGGCGATGAGCGCCAGGCCCAGGAATCCGACGATGACGAACAGGCTGAGACGGAGGGACACACTCGGCATGCGCATGCCCGAATTCCTTGCCGAATGGTCAATACGGTCACCGATCGCGAGGGACGTGACGTCGCTCGATCGTATCGACAGATATTTCGAATCAAAAAACTAATATTTTTTAAAAATTCTGACGGACGTCTATTCCATGGCGCGAGCGATGCCATCCTTCAGGCGCCGCGACTGCCGGTGTGACGTCCGCTTGTCAGCGTCTCGGAGGAACCCAGGCAGGGTCGGCAGGCGGTGCGCCGGGGGAGAGGCGAGCGAAATCCCGGAATCATTCGCGGGCGCCAACGAGGACAGGGACTGGGTGGTCGCTCGGGCCGATGCGCCTGCCCGCAATCGAGGTCGGAGAGGGCCGGCAAGCGTCGCGGAACTCGTGCCGAGTTTTTGCCGCTTCCTTGAGAACCGCAAAAGCGGCAAGCCGGCGCTCGGAGCTGACAGGGGGCCGGCCGCCATGCGCCGGCAACTCACGTCCCATCAGCCGATGCCTGCACAGCAAGTATCTGCTGACAAATGGGAAATGGCTGGGGCGCCAGGATTCGAACCTGGGAATGGCGGTACCAAAAACCGCTGCCTTACCGCTTGGCGACGCCCCAACGCGCGGCTGGCGCTTCCATAGCCGGGTAGGGCGGTGCTGGCAACCGGGGGCGTTGCCGTTTGGTGCGCGGGCGGCGGTTGGAGGGGCTTTCGGGCTCGTGTATGCCGGGCCCTGCGAACGGTGCGAAGCGCCGCAATCATCAACGACGAAGGGGAGGAGAGGCGAGATGAGCACGCAGAAGGTCGCGCTGGTGACCGGGGCCGGCTCGGGGGTGGG from Methylobacterium aquaticum encodes:
- a CDS encoding methyl-accepting chemotaxis protein; amino-acid sequence: MRMPSVSLRLSLFVIVGFLGLALIADLAARVGSAWEVVTDSAVAKRDAVVDKAVLSALQALRFERTNSLATLRVEAAGMPAAREKLARMRSDLDAAMRDIDREAAGFGDTGLVEIATAVRSDYGAIVTLRSTLDDAFAKMAGRDATLADRWAKQADRTLATLSSLSALLGDRIKQIAPDTQALVNIKNAAWQTRSAIGSAYAILTQAVAQRRPLTATEAETVAADLGKADAHWASVQAGTHRSGVTEAIRQSIVTAQASLFSPENARFRQSIRDGLVSGQLPVSLMEFQADNGTRQRTVLSVATIAMDQVVAATEGAVAKARREMATMSAVIAVALIVSLGGLAVTQFRVTRPLTALQDAMVRLSRGDLDAPVPGRGRRDEIGAMAAAVQGFKDGLVHMRTLETETALARASAEEQRRAGMRQLADAFERTVGGIVGQVSASATELEATARTMTATATQTATQSTAVAAAAEQASSNVGTVAAAAGELGASVVDIGRRVDGSARLAQAAVAGTVRTAHQVRALTEATARIGDVVGLISSIAAQTNLLALNATIEAARAGAAGRGFAVVAAEVKELAGQTARATEEITGQIAAIQDTSGQAAVAIGGITAQIEQISEVATSIAAAVEEQGAAMQAIVRNVSQAASGTGEVTGTIAGVAEAAEETGAAASQVLGAASELSRQSEHLSAEVARFLDGVRAA